Within the Acidobacteriota bacterium genome, the region GTACCTCCAGTTCGCCGAACATACTGTCCACCAGAGTAGTCTTGAACTGATTGCGCTCGACTCCTAAGTCAGCTTGGCAGTTCCACGGATAGCCCCGATGTCTTACCTATCCCTAGAATTAGTTCCACTACGATGCCAAAGAGAGACAAGAAATTGATCATCCGTGGCAACTGTTACTAGTACCCTAAGAGCCCTCCCGAAAAAGGGAGATACGCGCATATCAGTAACCATGCATATTTGATGGTATGCAGAGCCAAAGCGGCAGCCTCCACTCAATGGCCACAGATTCACGGTCTCTGCTGCCGCACCAAATTATGAGGTCAGCTCTGCGCTCGGACAGAACGGCGCCAATCCTTCACAGAGTCCGCAAGAGTGTCTGATCCCAGAGACTCGTTTCGGCGTTTCTTCCGGCAGGGGAAGGGGCGGCGCCAGGTGAGAAATAGGCCGGCCCAGCCCAAGACCACAGCACCGGCGGAGGCAACGGCAGCGAGGGAATCTTCGCCAAAACTGCCGATTTCATCAGTATCTAACCAGCGCAGGCAGTAGTGGGCGAAGCTGTCGGAGGGATAGTGATCTTTCGAGGTCGACCAACTCAACACTTTCCCACTGAGGCGGTCTAGGTCTAAGTCACCGCACTGATCCGCCCGCTCCCGAGGTCCCCAGAGGACATCGGTCCTTTTACGGACGGGAACAGTCGGAAGCCGGTGGATCGCCATTGTACGACCGGCCCTCAGTCACAGCGAAGAACTCATCTGGGTCCACAAAGATCCACCGACAATACCTCCTCCTCCGGTGCCACGTTCCGTGGTCGCGGAACCGTTTCGGCCGTGCCGGCGCTTCGCCGCCACTGAGGCCGCATACCAAGTAAGTGGCCCAGCAATAGCGCCTCGCGACGCCGCTGGCCACGATCACCACCAGCGGCCGAGCCATCCAAAGACCAACGGTGTTGTGCAAGTTGAAGTCCCTTGCCTTCCCCAGCAGGCCGCGCTGGCACCAGCCCACATTGCGAACCCGGCGTCGAGACCAGCGGCGACGAGCCCACAAGCATAGACCGTTCAGAACCAGGAAGAGAAACACCAGAAAGGCAGCGTCAGTCGTGCCGCGCACGACCT harbors:
- a CDS encoding PepSY domain-containing protein; this encodes MVRHFFGTVRTVHCRFGVRGDQRQVVRGTTDAAFLVFLFLVLNGLCLWARRRWSRRRVRNVGWCQRGLLGKARDFNLHNTVGLWMARPLVVIVASGVARRYCWATYLVCGLSGGEAPARPKRFRDHGTWHRRRRYCRWIFVDPDEFFAVTEGRSYNGDPPASDCSRP